One Methylomonas sp. LL1 DNA window includes the following coding sequences:
- a CDS encoding acid phosphatase, with product MNRKKMRWRAILPSMVLSVIVAGCVNQTVRDEPVSTLTGASERLVGYLPAAELPNSLTLVPPPPPPDSSALALDEDISRRSFSLRDTPRWALAISDADLSFPHAAATFACALNAPVSEADTPRLYRLLRRTLSDVGGSTRAAKDHYKRVRPFVRNNQPLCTPNDQSWLVKDGSYPSGHTAIGWGWALILAEISPEQTNAILLRGRSFGESRNVCNVHWHSDVVQGRNVAAGAVARLHAAPEFLADLEAAKAEIAAVRGKGLKPNRDCAAEDAALLVQPSLAQ from the coding sequence ATGAATAGGAAAAAAATGCGCTGGCGGGCTATCCTCCCGAGCATGGTGCTTAGCGTCATCGTGGCCGGCTGTGTTAATCAGACTGTCCGGGATGAACCTGTTTCCACGTTGACAGGAGCCTCGGAACGTCTCGTCGGCTATCTGCCTGCGGCGGAACTGCCGAATAGTCTGACCTTGGTCCCGCCGCCTCCGCCACCTGATTCGTCTGCCCTGGCCCTTGATGAGGATATTAGCCGGAGGAGTTTCTCCTTGCGCGATACGCCGCGCTGGGCGCTGGCCATCTCGGATGCCGATTTGAGTTTTCCGCATGCGGCCGCTACCTTCGCCTGCGCCTTGAACGCGCCCGTCAGCGAGGCCGATACACCGCGTCTGTATCGGTTGTTGCGCCGGACATTGAGTGATGTGGGGGGCTCGACCCGCGCGGCCAAGGATCATTACAAACGGGTTCGCCCTTTTGTCCGGAACAACCAACCCCTATGTACTCCAAATGACCAATCCTGGCTGGTGAAGGATGGCTCTTATCCTTCCGGCCATACCGCGATCGGTTGGGGATGGGCGTTGATTTTGGCGGAGATTTCGCCGGAACAAACCAACGCCATCCTGTTACGGGGCCGTAGCTTTGGCGAGAGCCGCAATGTATGCAACGTGCATTGGCACAGTGATGTCGTGCAAGGGCGCAATGTAGCGGCCGGCGCCGTGGCCAGGCTACACGCGGCGCCTGAGTTTCTAGCCGATCTCGAGGCGGCCAAGGCTGAAATTGCCGCCGTGCGCGGCAAAGGGTTGAAACCCAATCGTGATTGCGCCGCGGAAGACGCTGCACTGTTGGTACAACCCTCGCTGGCTCAATGA
- a CDS encoding elongation factor-1 alpha, whose product MSNECNVPAKYAYRGANLTSFGTSIKLLFTGYLVTIAAGYLMALIQILFTHGMADGKFGLSLNDVVYSYYGDRSGSVLESKLNGSMKFNAPDQERFKLIQWVRDGASEAEYNASIKTIVDQNCVICHNAGANSLPDFSQFANLKKVSESSEGATFQSLTRLSHIHLFGISFIFMFVGIIFSFSTGVPCCYKYPAIVMPYLFLLIDIASWWLTKLNPHFAWLVIIAGFGLGISFAFMWCVSMYQMWILGGVLGQSDRRNAIMRD is encoded by the coding sequence ATGTCCAACGAATGCAATGTACCCGCTAAATATGCCTACAGGGGCGCCAATCTAACCAGTTTCGGCACCTCGATCAAATTACTGTTTACCGGTTATTTGGTCACCATCGCCGCCGGTTATCTGATGGCGCTGATACAAATTCTGTTTACCCACGGCATGGCCGACGGCAAATTCGGTTTGTCGCTGAATGATGTGGTATATAGCTACTACGGCGATCGTTCCGGCTCGGTACTGGAATCGAAACTGAATGGCTCGATGAAATTCAACGCTCCCGACCAAGAGCGCTTCAAACTGATTCAATGGGTGCGTGACGGCGCCTCGGAAGCCGAATACAACGCCAGTATCAAAACTATCGTCGATCAAAATTGCGTGATTTGCCACAACGCGGGCGCTAACTCGTTGCCGGATTTTTCCCAATTCGCCAACCTTAAAAAAGTCTCGGAATCCAGCGAGGGCGCCACCTTTCAATCACTAACCCGTTTGTCTCACATCCATTTATTCGGCATCAGCTTCATCTTCATGTTCGTCGGCATTATATTCAGCTTCAGTACCGGCGTGCCCTGCTGTTACAAGTATCCGGCGATAGTAATGCCTTACCTGTTTTTATTGATCGACATCGCCTCCTGGTGGCTGACCAAACTGAACCCGCATTTCGCCTGGCTGGTGATCATAGCCGGTTTTGGGCTGGGGATTTCCTTTGCCTTCATGTGGTGCGTATCGATGTACCAGATGTGGATACTGGGCGGCGTCCTCGGCCAGTCGGACCGGCGCAATGCGATCATGCGTGATTGA
- a CDS encoding integron integrase, translating into MSSVNSPTLLDDVRRIMRLKHYSLHTERTYCDWIKQFIKFHRMTERPALFEESEAKIEAFLSHLATERHVAAATQNQAMNALVFLYKQVLNRPLEQRIDAIRAKSHRHMPVVLSVDEVKQVLPRVEGVAQLVVKLLYGSGLRITEAVRLRVQDIDFAYRQVTVRSGKGDKDRVTTFPASMAPLLQNHLEKVKSIHQQDLAAGFGAVYLPFALARKYPNAEREWGWQYLFPARSLSADPLSGITRRHHLDQSLINKAIRAAVRQSGIAKRASAHTFRHSFATHLLQRGTDIRTIQALLGHSELETTMIYTHVLNQGGQGVVSPLDDLGV; encoded by the coding sequence ATGTCAAGCGTGAATTCACCTACCTTGCTGGACGACGTTCGCCGCATCATGCGCCTGAAACATTATTCCTTGCACACCGAGCGCACCTATTGCGATTGGATCAAGCAGTTCATCAAGTTTCACCGGATGACGGAACGGCCGGCTTTGTTCGAGGAAAGCGAGGCCAAGATAGAAGCTTTTTTGAGCCATTTGGCGACGGAACGCCATGTTGCGGCCGCCACTCAAAATCAGGCGATGAATGCGTTGGTGTTTTTGTACAAACAGGTATTAAATCGGCCGCTGGAACAACGCATAGATGCCATTCGCGCCAAATCGCACCGGCATATGCCGGTGGTATTATCGGTGGATGAGGTCAAGCAGGTTTTGCCGCGCGTCGAAGGCGTGGCGCAATTGGTGGTTAAGTTACTGTACGGCAGTGGGTTGCGGATTACCGAGGCGGTGCGACTAAGGGTGCAGGACATCGATTTTGCCTACAGGCAAGTTACCGTGCGCTCCGGCAAGGGAGATAAGGACAGGGTGACAACTTTTCCGGCCAGCATGGCGCCATTGCTGCAAAATCATCTGGAGAAGGTGAAGTCGATTCACCAACAAGATTTGGCGGCCGGATTTGGCGCGGTGTATTTACCGTTTGCGCTGGCCAGGAAGTATCCTAATGCCGAACGGGAATGGGGCTGGCAGTATCTGTTCCCGGCCCGTTCGTTGTCTGCCGACCCCTTATCCGGCATTACCCGGCGGCATCATCTCGATCAATCCTTGATTAATAAGGCGATACGGGCGGCCGTGCGGCAGTCAGGTATTGCCAAACGGGCTTCCGCCCATACCTTCCGCCACAGTTTCGCCACGCATTTGCTGCAACGCGGCACCGATATTCGTACCATTCAGGCATTGTTGGGGCATAGCGAGCTGGAAACCACGATGATTTATACCCATGTGTTGAATCAAGGTGGGCAGGGAGTAGTCAGTCCGTTGGACGATTTAGGGGTTTAG
- a CDS encoding DUF302 domain-containing protein, which yields MYYIVETGKSFEQASVDLDAAVKRHDFGVLHVHDLGTTLRGKGISFDEQCKIFEVCNPGQAAKVLSTDMRLNMALPCRISVFTDKGKTKIGLIKPAEMLAALSQDAALAQIAREIEEKTKRMVDEAK from the coding sequence ATGTACTACATTGTTGAGACCGGCAAATCATTCGAACAGGCGTCGGTGGACCTCGATGCCGCGGTTAAACGGCACGATTTCGGGGTGCTGCATGTCCACGACTTAGGAACCACCCTTCGCGGTAAAGGTATTTCATTTGATGAGCAGTGCAAGATTTTCGAGGTCTGCAATCCGGGGCAAGCTGCGAAGGTTCTTTCAACCGATATGCGTCTAAACATGGCGCTACCGTGCCGTATCTCGGTGTTCACGGACAAAGGTAAAACGAAGATCGGCCTGATCAAGCCGGCCGAAATGCTTGCGGCGCTATCCCAGGATGCCGCATTGGCGCAAATTGCCAGGGAAATCGAGGAGAAAACCAAGCGAATGGTTGACGAGGCGAAATGA
- the lpxB gene encoding lipid-A-disaccharide synthase — protein sequence MTVSNSAYTVLFSAGESSGDQHAAHMFQELQQQCPSLRGIGMGGNKMRRAGIDIRFDSSGIGVIGLVEILKHYGEIRRALRVMKTIVADEKPDLLVCVDYKEFNLKLARFAKRRGVKVLFYVSPQVWAWRAGRVLTYGKAIDMMAVIFPFETAYYEAKNVPVRYVGHPSVDKVQPLRGRAEDFDLFGLDPARPVVGILPGSRVNEIKRMLPVMLQAAELLARNHPDLQFVLPQADSVDDAVLQFHLRDNPLAIKVVKQQAYDAIQCCDAVMTTSGTASLEIALLGVPMVIAYRLSPLTYWLGKQLVKIPFIGLPNIIADRSIVKELIQDAVSAESLSAEIEALLSDQPYRTACLQGLQLVKVRLGQGGGSRNMADLALEMLRQGRVE from the coding sequence ATGACCGTTTCCAATTCAGCCTACACCGTGCTGTTCAGCGCCGGTGAATCCTCCGGCGACCAGCACGCCGCCCATATGTTTCAGGAATTGCAACAGCAGTGTCCGTCGCTGCGCGGCATCGGCATGGGCGGCAATAAAATGCGGCGGGCCGGCATCGACATCCGTTTCGACTCGTCCGGTATCGGGGTGATTGGATTGGTTGAAATCCTGAAGCATTACGGTGAAATTCGGCGGGCCTTGCGGGTCATGAAAACTATCGTCGCCGACGAAAAGCCGGATTTGCTGGTTTGCGTGGATTACAAGGAGTTCAATTTAAAACTGGCCCGGTTTGCCAAGCGTCGGGGCGTGAAAGTACTGTTCTACGTCAGTCCGCAAGTCTGGGCCTGGCGGGCCGGGCGGGTGTTGACCTACGGCAAGGCCATCGACATGATGGCGGTGATATTTCCGTTCGAAACCGCCTATTACGAGGCTAAAAACGTGCCGGTGCGCTATGTCGGCCATCCCTCGGTCGACAAGGTTCAACCGTTGCGAGGCCGGGCCGAAGATTTTGACCTGTTCGGCCTGGATCCAGCTCGGCCGGTGGTCGGCATTTTGCCGGGCAGTCGGGTCAATGAAATCAAACGCATGTTGCCGGTAATGTTGCAGGCGGCCGAACTACTGGCTCGCAACCATCCGGATCTGCAATTTGTGCTGCCGCAAGCCGATTCGGTTGATGATGCGGTGTTACAGTTTCATCTGCGGGACAATCCGCTGGCGATCAAGGTGGTCAAGCAACAGGCTTACGATGCCATTCAATGCTGCGATGCGGTGATGACTACTTCCGGCACGGCGTCGTTGGAAATCGCCTTGCTGGGCGTGCCGATGGTGATCGCTTACCGGCTGTCGCCCTTGACCTACTGGTTGGGTAAGCAATTGGTCAAAATCCCGTTCATCGGCTTACCCAACATCATCGCCGACCGCTCTATCGTCAAAGAGCTGATTCAGGATGCCGTCAGCGCCGAAAGCCTGTCGGCGGAAATCGAGGCCTTACTCAGCGATCAACCCTATCGAACCGCTTGTCTGCAAGGTTTGCAACTGGTAAAAGTACGCCTGGGCCAGGGCGGAGGTTCAAGAAACATGGCCGATTTGGCCTTGGAAATGTTACGGCAAGGTCGAGTCGAATGA
- a CDS encoding cytochrome C oxidase subunit II encodes MHIDQLEKKWAGISLGIAGLFVVVILTSALFHGIHAPSNVETIDSARLHLSKEFAEDNLGAQKNPDGSLTVRMVAGRYGFYPKTLTLPSDTHITFRWVSLDVIHGVHIPMTNMSTMIVPGYVAQVKTELHHTGDYPLLCNEYCGMGHAHMWSNIKVISKAEWEALNNNGGAHHG; translated from the coding sequence ATGCATATCGATCAACTGGAAAAAAAATGGGCCGGCATTTCCCTGGGGATTGCCGGCCTTTTTGTCGTCGTCATCCTGACTTCGGCCTTGTTTCACGGCATCCATGCCCCGAGTAACGTCGAAACCATAGATTCGGCCCGCCTGCATTTGTCCAAGGAATTTGCCGAAGATAATCTCGGCGCCCAAAAAAATCCCGATGGCAGTCTGACGGTGCGGATGGTAGCCGGCCGCTATGGCTTTTATCCCAAAACCCTGACTCTGCCGTCAGACACTCATATCACCTTTCGCTGGGTCAGCCTGGACGTGATTCACGGCGTACACATTCCGATGACCAATATGAGCACGATGATCGTGCCCGGCTACGTGGCGCAGGTAAAAACCGAGCTGCACCATACCGGCGATTATCCGCTGCTGTGCAACGAATATTGCGGCATGGGCCATGCGCATATGTGGAGCAATATCAAGGTGATTAGCAAGGCAGAGTGGGAAGCGCTTAATAACAATGGGGGAGCGCATCATGGATAA
- a CDS encoding b(o/a)3-type cytochrome-c oxidase subunit 1, producing MDNAVEKKLALTHLWVAFGAFALASVMGLYQVIERSGFFGFLESREVYYASVSTHGVLMGFVLTFFFIMGFGYYVATSSLKLPVWNKTFAWTGFGVALTGVVLAALPLLAGRASVLYTFYPPLMAHPIFYIGATLLVVGSWFWCVSMIVMYMQWKKANPGLPVPLAMFATTANAILWLWTSVGVAAEVLFQLIPWALGWIDTIDDGLARTLFAWTLHPIVYFWLIPTYTAFYTLVPKQAGGFVFSDEMARAAFILLVVFSLPIGFHHLYMDPEQSHGWKLLHAVGTFVVTLPTFITGFTVIASLEIAGRLNGGKGLFGWIAALPWTNPMVLAIILGLLMLIFGGFGGLINASYAMNAMVHNTAWVSGHFHLIFGGTTIIMYFGIAYYFWPVLTGKPLHCPSMAITQLWTWFVGMIILTTPWHILGLLGQPRRIDSVNYNNLLTLSWEPYEATMIFGGAILIYSSGLLIYNLYKTQVGSESYQGEVEYAEPIHAVTNLPNYLNSFSLWNIVIAVFMLIAFGYPILQFFLMETFGSGRWGV from the coding sequence ATGGATAACGCAGTCGAGAAAAAATTGGCGCTGACCCATCTGTGGGTCGCATTCGGCGCTTTCGCGCTGGCCTCGGTGATGGGTTTGTATCAGGTCATCGAACGTAGCGGCTTTTTCGGTTTTCTGGAGTCGCGCGAGGTCTATTACGCCTCGGTCAGTACCCATGGGGTGTTGATGGGCTTCGTGCTGACCTTCTTCTTTATCATGGGTTTTGGCTATTACGTCGCCACCAGCAGTTTGAAGCTGCCGGTGTGGAATAAAACCTTCGCCTGGACCGGCTTCGGCGTGGCGCTGACCGGCGTGGTACTGGCGGCCTTACCGCTGCTGGCCGGCCGGGCATCGGTGCTGTATACCTTCTATCCGCCGCTGATGGCGCATCCGATTTTTTATATCGGCGCCACCTTGCTGGTAGTCGGCTCCTGGTTCTGGTGTGTGTCGATGATCGTCATGTACATGCAATGGAAGAAGGCCAACCCCGGCCTGCCGGTGCCGCTGGCGATGTTCGCCACCACCGCCAACGCTATCTTGTGGCTGTGGACCAGCGTCGGCGTCGCGGCCGAAGTATTGTTCCAATTGATTCCCTGGGCCTTGGGCTGGATAGACACGATTGATGACGGCTTAGCACGAACCCTGTTTGCCTGGACCCTGCACCCCATCGTCTACTTCTGGCTGATCCCGACCTATACCGCTTTTTACACCCTGGTGCCGAAACAGGCCGGCGGCTTTGTGTTCAGTGACGAAATGGCCCGGGCCGCGTTCATCCTGCTGGTGGTATTCAGCTTGCCGATCGGCTTTCACCACCTTTATATGGATCCTGAACAAAGCCACGGCTGGAAACTGCTGCATGCGGTCGGCACCTTCGTGGTGACCTTGCCGACCTTCATTACCGGCTTTACCGTAATCGCCTCGCTGGAAATCGCCGGCCGTCTGAACGGCGGCAAGGGCCTGTTCGGCTGGATCGCCGCCCTGCCCTGGACCAATCCGATGGTGCTGGCCATCATACTCGGCTTGTTGATGCTGATCTTCGGCGGTTTCGGCGGCCTGATCAACGCCAGCTATGCGATGAATGCGATGGTGCATAACACCGCCTGGGTATCCGGCCATTTCCATCTGATCTTCGGCGGCACCACCATCATCATGTATTTCGGCATCGCCTATTACTTCTGGCCGGTGTTGACCGGCAAGCCGCTGCATTGTCCATCAATGGCAATTACCCAGTTGTGGACCTGGTTCGTCGGCATGATCATCCTGACCACGCCTTGGCACATCCTGGGCTTGCTGGGCCAACCGCGCCGCATCGATAGCGTCAATTACAACAATCTGTTGACGCTGTCCTGGGAACCTTACGAAGCGACGATGATATTCGGCGGCGCGATCCTGATCTACTCTTCCGGATTGCTGATTTACAACCTGTATAAAACCCAGGTCGGCAGCGAAAGCTACCAAGGCGAAGTGGAATACGCCGAACCGATCCATGCGGTGACCAATTTGCCCAACTATTTGAACAGCTTTAGCCTGTGGAACATCGTCATCGCCGTATTCATGTTGATTGCCTTCGGTTACCCGATCCTGCAATTCTTCTTGATGGAAACCTTTGGTTCAGGCAGATGGGGGGTCTGA
- a CDS encoding dicarboxylate/amino acid:cation symporter, with protein sequence MKQLTGYLYFWVLLAILAGGTLGYFKPEAAVTLKPLGDGFISLVKMLISPVIFCTVVLGIAGAEDMKKVGRVGGKALLYFEVVSTLALCIAMVVMHIIKPGKGFNVDPATLDAKAVSNYAQAASSQSALDFILHIIPKTFADAFTGSGDLLQVLFMAILFGYAMLHLGETGKTVYHFIQECSRIFFAMMNLIMKLAPLGAGGAMAFTVGKYGVAALTPLVDLMLSFYLTCILFVVVVLGLIAAVSGFNILRFLAYIKEELLTVLGTSSSESALVPLMDKLERLGCSKSVVGLVVPAGYSFNLDGTNIYLAMAALFVAQALNIELSWGHELTLLGVAMLTSKGAAGVTGSGFITLAATLAVVPSIPVAGLALILGIDRFMSEARSLTNFVGNGVATLVVSAWENELDRNCLKQELGG encoded by the coding sequence ATGAAACAACTAACCGGATATCTGTACTTTTGGGTGCTGTTGGCCATTCTCGCCGGTGGTACCTTGGGCTATTTTAAGCCGGAGGCCGCCGTGACCCTAAAACCGCTGGGCGATGGTTTTATTTCCTTGGTCAAAATGCTGATCAGTCCGGTGATTTTTTGCACGGTCGTGCTCGGGATAGCCGGCGCCGAGGATATGAAAAAAGTAGGCCGGGTCGGAGGCAAGGCGCTACTCTACTTCGAAGTAGTGTCGACGCTGGCTCTATGCATTGCCATGGTCGTGATGCATATCATCAAGCCGGGAAAAGGCTTTAACGTGGATCCGGCCACGCTGGATGCCAAGGCCGTATCCAATTATGCCCAGGCCGCCTCGAGTCAAAGCGCGCTGGATTTCATTCTGCATATCATTCCGAAGACTTTTGCCGATGCTTTCACCGGTTCCGGCGACCTGTTGCAGGTGTTGTTCATGGCTATTCTGTTCGGTTACGCGATGCTGCATCTGGGTGAAACCGGTAAAACCGTGTATCACTTTATCCAAGAATGCTCCCGGATTTTTTTCGCCATGATGAACCTGATCATGAAGCTGGCGCCGCTCGGCGCCGGAGGCGCCATGGCTTTTACCGTCGGCAAATATGGCGTTGCCGCCCTGACGCCCCTGGTCGACCTGATGCTGAGCTTCTACCTGACGTGTATCCTGTTTGTCGTCGTGGTGCTGGGCCTGATCGCGGCGGTTTCCGGATTCAACATTCTGCGTTTTCTGGCTTACATCAAGGAAGAGCTGTTGACCGTTCTCGGCACTTCGTCATCGGAATCGGCCCTGGTCCCCCTGATGGACAAGCTTGAGCGACTCGGTTGTTCAAAATCGGTGGTCGGACTGGTTGTCCCCGCCGGCTATTCGTTCAACCTGGACGGCACGAATATCTACCTTGCGATGGCTGCCTTATTCGTCGCCCAAGCCCTGAATATCGAACTCAGCTGGGGCCATGAGTTAACCCTATTGGGCGTGGCGATGCTGACCTCCAAAGGTGCCGCGGGCGTAACCGGTTCCGGGTTTATCACGCTGGCCGCCACGCTGGCGGTCGTGCCGTCGATCCCCGTTGCCGGGTTGGCCTTGATCCTCGGTATTGATCGCTTTATGTCCGAAGCGCGCTCGCTGACCAATTTCGTCGGAAATGGCGTGGCTACGCTGGTGGTTTCCGCTTGGGAAAACGAGCTTGACCGGAATTGCCTGAAGCAAGAGCTAGGCGGCTGA
- a CDS encoding c-type cytochrome: protein MKKIILTTALLLPTLVSAQPSSQVAWSADQINFVKAGNLRKGQELAKTCAACHGDKGISVSPTYPSLAGQLPTYLYKQLQDYSNGDRQDPMMTAVAKGMSQQDSADLAAWFGSQQPAFQSRSVMVYEQAENLVKNGSTDRVLPPCEVCHGADGKGQAVDLPGVSGQNAAYISATLRAFKAGERHNDIYSRMRLLAESLTEQEIEELGFYYQNIKN, encoded by the coding sequence ATGAAAAAAATCATTCTAACCACAGCCTTATTGTTACCTACGCTGGTAAGCGCTCAACCATCCTCGCAAGTGGCGTGGAGCGCCGATCAGATTAATTTCGTCAAGGCCGGCAACCTGCGGAAAGGCCAGGAACTGGCCAAAACTTGCGCCGCCTGCCATGGCGACAAAGGCATCAGCGTTTCGCCGACTTATCCGTCCTTGGCCGGGCAATTGCCGACTTACCTCTACAAACAGCTGCAGGATTACAGCAACGGCGACCGCCAGGATCCGATGATGACCGCTGTCGCCAAGGGTATGAGCCAACAAGACAGCGCGGATTTGGCTGCCTGGTTCGGCTCGCAACAGCCGGCTTTTCAATCACGTAGCGTTATGGTGTATGAGCAGGCGGAAAATCTGGTGAAAAACGGCAGCACCGACCGGGTGTTACCGCCTTGCGAAGTCTGCCACGGCGCCGACGGCAAGGGCCAAGCGGTCGATTTACCGGGAGTTTCCGGTCAAAATGCCGCTTATATTTCGGCCACGCTGAGGGCCTTCAAGGCCGGCGAGCGTCATAACGACATCTACAGCCGAATGCGCCTGCTTGCCGAAAGCCTGACCGAGCAGGAAATTGAAGAACTGGGGTTTTATTATCAAAACATCAAAAACTAA
- a CDS encoding methyl-accepting chemotaxis protein: MDNPASIQSKILLSIASVFLLLMSVSILFMADRQKQMIQTLATDKAHDIAHGYFDGLNAMMLAGSMTQSRFLREKIESHADVTDARLIRGKAIVDVFGPGAPEQVPADELDQQALAGNAVTVKSGSATGEGITILEPVIASSNFKGTNCLNCHAVPEGTVMGAVRISYSLTNLHAKINEDILIAGLIAAVLFIAGMTLITFLMRKIVVKPLAEIRNTMNLISQNADLRQRLTIDSNDEIGQLSTSFNAMLSNFANSLNQVSETSLELSNATAKISSVASQTTAAAKQQNQETESVLHAINQLESSVKDVRSGAGGAAQASIEADQQAAKGAATTKNAIDGIYELVAEIERASEVIKRLDEKSKGVGSVLDVIKGLAEQTNLLALNAAIEAARAGEQGRGFAVVADEVRTLATRSHKATEEIESIIEQLQHEAKDAVAVMENAKLSAEQRRSQVQSADEGLNLIASRVAHIRQLNAQMADAADNQNQVAQHVSQSVANIGRLTDRTAQDAAQTNAASHELVKLANRLNQLVAQFKR; the protein is encoded by the coding sequence ATGGATAACCCCGCATCCATCCAATCCAAAATCCTGTTAAGCATCGCCAGCGTGTTCCTGCTGCTGATGTCGGTCAGTATCCTATTCATGGCCGATCGACAAAAACAAATGATACAAACCCTGGCCACCGATAAGGCTCACGATATTGCCCACGGTTATTTCGACGGCCTGAACGCAATGATGCTGGCCGGCTCGATGACCCAAAGCCGATTTTTACGCGAGAAGATCGAATCCCATGCCGACGTGACCGATGCCCGTTTGATTCGCGGAAAAGCCATCGTCGACGTATTCGGCCCCGGCGCGCCCGAGCAAGTTCCGGCCGACGAACTGGATCAACAAGCTCTGGCCGGCAACGCGGTCACCGTCAAAAGCGGCAGCGCCACGGGTGAAGGCATTACGATACTGGAACCCGTCATCGCCAGCAGCAACTTTAAGGGCACCAACTGCCTGAACTGCCATGCGGTGCCGGAAGGCACCGTCATGGGCGCGGTACGTATTTCCTATTCGCTGACCAATCTGCATGCCAAAATCAATGAAGACATCCTGATTGCCGGCCTGATCGCCGCGGTTTTATTCATTGCCGGCATGACGCTGATCACTTTTCTGATGCGAAAAATCGTGGTCAAGCCGCTGGCTGAAATTCGTAATACCATGAACCTGATCAGCCAGAATGCCGATTTACGCCAACGACTGACGATAGATTCCAACGACGAAATCGGCCAACTCAGTACCTCATTCAATGCGATGCTAAGCAACTTTGCCAACAGCCTGAATCAGGTATCGGAAACCAGTCTGGAATTGAGTAACGCCACCGCAAAAATTTCCAGCGTTGCCAGCCAAACCACGGCGGCGGCTAAACAGCAAAACCAAGAAACCGAATCGGTTTTACATGCCATCAACCAACTGGAATCCTCGGTCAAGGATGTGCGCAGCGGAGCTGGCGGAGCCGCCCAGGCCTCGATCGAAGCCGATCAACAAGCCGCCAAGGGCGCCGCCACCACCAAAAACGCCATCGACGGCATTTATGAATTGGTGGCCGAAATTGAACGCGCATCGGAAGTCATCAAACGCCTGGACGAAAAAAGCAAGGGCGTCGGCTCGGTATTGGATGTGATTAAAGGCCTGGCGGAACAAACCAACCTGCTGGCACTCAACGCCGCCATTGAGGCGGCCCGGGCCGGCGAACAAGGCCGAGGCTTTGCCGTGGTGGCGGATGAAGTCAGAACCTTGGCTACCCGCTCGCACAAAGCCACCGAGGAAATCGAAAGTATCATCGAACAACTGCAACACGAAGCCAAGGATGCGGTGGCCGTGATGGAAAATGCCAAGCTCAGCGCCGAACAACGCCGCTCACAAGTTCAGAGCGCCGACGAAGGCTTGAACCTGATTGCGTCCAGGGTAGCGCACATTCGCCAATTGAATGCGCAAATGGCGGACGCCGCCGACAACCAGAACCAGGTCGCCCAGCACGTCAGCCAAAGCGTCGCCAACATCGGCCGCTTGACCGATCGCACCGCCCAGGACGCCGCGCAAACCAATGCCGCCAGTCACGAACTGGTTAAGTTGGCTAATCGCCTGAACCAATTAGTCGCGCAGTTCAAGCGATAA
- a CDS encoding thiopurine S-methyltransferase, which produces MTSPDNPLWLQFWRDQRDDFHQEAVNPLLIKFWPSLKLARDSRVFVPLCGKSLDMIWLLQQGYEVVGVELSPVAVQAFFQENRLKPSRKKQGKFTVWWHGKLSILCGDYFSLTEADIGPIDTVYDRAALTALPETIRAHYVNHLQRIIPDNCTIFLLTTEDAEANQTLAQTLGVAEEISALYQRNFTIDLAHVDSVFELNPGAPDQSAERTEYKVYCLRNKPAVAFI; this is translated from the coding sequence ATGACCAGTCCCGACAACCCCCTCTGGCTGCAATTTTGGCGCGACCAGCGCGACGACTTTCACCAGGAGGCGGTCAATCCGCTGTTAATCAAGTTTTGGCCCAGCCTGAAGCTGGCGCGGGATAGCCGGGTATTTGTGCCGCTTTGCGGCAAAAGCCTGGATATGATCTGGCTGTTACAACAAGGCTATGAGGTGGTTGGGGTCGAGTTGAGTCCGGTGGCGGTTCAGGCTTTTTTCCAGGAAAACAGGCTCAAGCCTAGCCGCAAAAAACAAGGTAAATTCACGGTTTGGTGGCACGGCAAACTCAGCATTCTGTGCGGCGATTATTTTTCGCTCACCGAAGCCGATATCGGCCCGATCGATACGGTATACGACCGGGCGGCCCTGACCGCGCTACCGGAAACTATCCGAGCCCATTATGTAAACCACTTGCAACGCATCATTCCTGACAACTGCACGATTTTCCTGCTGACCACCGAGGATGCGGAGGCTAATCAAACGCTGGCTCAGACGCTGGGCGTTGCCGAAGAAATCAGCGCGCTGTATCAACGCAATTTTACGATCGATTTGGCTCACGTCGACAGTGTGTTCGAGCTAAATCCCGGTGCGCCGGATCAATCCGCCGAACGCACCGAATATAAAGTGTATTGCCTGCGTAATAAACCGGCCGTAGCCTTTATTTGA